In Papaver somniferum cultivar HN1 chromosome 1, ASM357369v1, whole genome shotgun sequence, a genomic segment contains:
- the LOC113321216 gene encoding protein PHYTOCHROME KINASE SUBSTRATE 4-like isoform X2, with translation MERYSIDAITSNGNMSQRAMLNSSVAAAGNNNPPRPNYPCPYPLKPQSRVASFSTYLPPKDQKQESNVPDSELNIFEAERYFNDVQDRKELNNNVSTMGPSLGRVCVYRNDETSMANPRLSAVSSVDGSSTNYARNFRSGSFHATPTASSEASWNSQTGLLSNPPGSIAVSMKNLRLDDKRKMNRALSNSSSSSSKWFFGRKCPCTGSKSLQVQEDISEHNKSSQVVQLSNTSTGTSFKKQSFSSSAGEDVYIKATMEFEREKAHNNWVKVQEVVPVKDSDDFLPEKRWNRSFSNDTGGGGGGGAGGAFSFPILNAPISATTKANFNGGKPVLMIQQLDDPPRESLEVFQPTEEPISLRKSTDLQRRVLMSFPEESDRRSFNYPGSPKLRPNDDDVMSDASSDLFEIESFSTQSTMFPMYRRRDSLDETSSYDGRRYGGIGTHFRRSLDETTPSIAPTECYEPSEMSIDWSVTTAEGFDRGSVSNFSVAAPSDHEDARFMNNIDTKMSTQSTSNRKGAGLFSCRYEKAVNVGPHPVKRVSLEQHNQVGGGKYGIESGRINPAMSRTMDRNSLQKGNACRVN, from the exons ATGGAAAGGTACTCAATAGATGCAATAACCTCAAATGGCAACATGTCTCAAAGAGCCATGTTAAACTCATCAGTAGCTGCTGCAGGCAATAACAATCCTCCGCGGCCAAATTACCCTTGTCCGTATCCGTTGAAACCTCAATCAAGAGTTGCATCATTCTCTACATATCTACCTCCGAAAGATCAAAAACAAGAAAGTAATGTTCCTGATTCCGAACTCAACATATTTGAAGCTGAGAGATACTTCAATGATGTTCAAGATCggaaagaactaaacaacaatgtTTCGACTATGGGCCCGAGTCTTGGTAGAGTTTGTGTATATAGAAATGATGAAACTTCAATGGCGAATCCTAGACTATCTGCCGTTTCTTCTGTTGATGGTTCTTCGACTAATTATGCGAGGAATTTTAGAAGTGGGTCTTTCCATGCAACACCAACAGCGTCATCTGAAGCTAGCTGGAACAGTCAGACAGGTCTACTCTCAAATCCACCAGGTTCTATTGCTGTTTCTATGAAAAATCTCCGGTTAGACGACAAGAGGAAAATGAACAGAGCCTTGtctaattcttcttcttcgtcatctaAATGGTTTTTCGGCCGAAAGTGCCCATGCACCGGAAGTAAATCACTGCAAGTCCAAGAAGATATCTCTGAACACAACAAAAGTAGTCAGGTTGTGCAACTTAGCAATACTAGTACTGGTACTAGTTTTAAGAAACAAAGCTTTTCTAGTTCCGCCGGGGAAGATGTTTATATCAAAGCTACAATGGAGTTTGAAAGAGAGAAAGCACATAATAACTGGGTGAAAGTACAAGAAGTAGTTCCAGTCAAGGATTCCGATGATTTCCTACCGGAAAAACGATGGAACAGATCATTCAGTAATGAtactggaggtggtggtggtggtggcgctgGTGGTGCCTTTTCATTTCCTATCTTAAATGCTCCTATTTCAGCTACCACTAAAGCAAATTTCAATGGTGGAAAGCCTGTACTGATGATCCAGCAGCTCGACGATCCACCCCGAGAATCATTAGAAGTTTTTCAGCCAACAGAAGAGCCAATTAGTCTAAGAAAGTCTACAGATCTTCAACGACGAGTCCTAATGTCATTTCCTGAAGAGAGTGACCGCCGGAGTTTCAATTATCCGGGGAGTCCGAAACTCCGACCAAATGACGATGATGTAATGAGTGATGCAAGCTCCGACTTGTTTGAGATTGAGAGCTTCTCAACTCAATCAACAATGTTTCCAATGTATCGTCGGAGGGACTCCCTGGATGAGACTTCGAGTTATGACGGTAGGCGGTACGGCGGGATTGGTACACATTTCCGACGTAGTCTTGATGAGACGACACCGTCTATAGCACCAACAGAGTGTTACGAACCAAGCGAAATGAGCATTGACTGGAGCGTGACTACGGCTGAAGGATTCGACAGAGGGTCTGTGTCAAATTTCTCAGTCGCCGCCCCATCAGATCACGAGGATGCTAGGTTCATGAATAACATTGATACAAAAATGAGCACCCAAAGCACAAGTAATCGAAAAGGAGCCGGATTATTTAGTTGCCGGTATGAAAAGGCAGTTAATGTAGGACCACATCCGGTGAAGCGTGTCTCGCTGgagcaacacaatcaagttggTGGTGGGAAATATGGAATTGAATCCGGTCGGATTAACCCAGCAATGTCAAGGACAATGGACAGGAATTCACTGCAGAAGGGAAATG CCTGCAGGGTGAACTGA
- the LOC113321216 gene encoding protein PHYTOCHROME KINASE SUBSTRATE 4-like isoform X1, with protein sequence MERYSIDAITSNGNMSQRAMLNSSVAAAGNNNPPRPNYPCPYPLKPQSRVASFSTYLPPKDQKQESNVPDSELNIFEAERYFNDVQDRKELNNNVSTMGPSLGRVCVYRNDETSMANPRLSAVSSVDGSSTNYARNFRSGSFHATPTASSEASWNSQTGLLSNPPGSIAVSMKNLRLDDKRKMNRALSNSSSSSSKWFFGRKCPCTGSKSLQVQEDISEHNKSSQVVQLSNTSTGTSFKKQSFSSSAGEDVYIKATMEFEREKAHNNWVKVQEVVPVKDSDDFLPEKRWNRSFSNDTGGGGGGGAGGAFSFPILNAPISATTKANFNGGKPVLMIQQLDDPPRESLEVFQPTEEPISLRKSTDLQRRVLMSFPEESDRRSFNYPGSPKLRPNDDDVMSDASSDLFEIESFSTQSTMFPMYRRRDSLDETSSYDGRRYGGIGTHFRRSLDETTPSIAPTECYEPSEMSIDWSVTTAEGFDRGSVSNFSVAAPSDHEDARFMNNIDTKMSTQSTSNRKGAGLFSCRYEKAVNVGPHPVKRVSLEQHNQVGGGKYGIESGRINPAMSRTMDRNSLQKGNGNKLGVPFARSLSARMSYNQALTTRS encoded by the coding sequence ATGGAAAGGTACTCAATAGATGCAATAACCTCAAATGGCAACATGTCTCAAAGAGCCATGTTAAACTCATCAGTAGCTGCTGCAGGCAATAACAATCCTCCGCGGCCAAATTACCCTTGTCCGTATCCGTTGAAACCTCAATCAAGAGTTGCATCATTCTCTACATATCTACCTCCGAAAGATCAAAAACAAGAAAGTAATGTTCCTGATTCCGAACTCAACATATTTGAAGCTGAGAGATACTTCAATGATGTTCAAGATCggaaagaactaaacaacaatgtTTCGACTATGGGCCCGAGTCTTGGTAGAGTTTGTGTATATAGAAATGATGAAACTTCAATGGCGAATCCTAGACTATCTGCCGTTTCTTCTGTTGATGGTTCTTCGACTAATTATGCGAGGAATTTTAGAAGTGGGTCTTTCCATGCAACACCAACAGCGTCATCTGAAGCTAGCTGGAACAGTCAGACAGGTCTACTCTCAAATCCACCAGGTTCTATTGCTGTTTCTATGAAAAATCTCCGGTTAGACGACAAGAGGAAAATGAACAGAGCCTTGtctaattcttcttcttcgtcatctaAATGGTTTTTCGGCCGAAAGTGCCCATGCACCGGAAGTAAATCACTGCAAGTCCAAGAAGATATCTCTGAACACAACAAAAGTAGTCAGGTTGTGCAACTTAGCAATACTAGTACTGGTACTAGTTTTAAGAAACAAAGCTTTTCTAGTTCCGCCGGGGAAGATGTTTATATCAAAGCTACAATGGAGTTTGAAAGAGAGAAAGCACATAATAACTGGGTGAAAGTACAAGAAGTAGTTCCAGTCAAGGATTCCGATGATTTCCTACCGGAAAAACGATGGAACAGATCATTCAGTAATGAtactggaggtggtggtggtggtggcgctgGTGGTGCCTTTTCATTTCCTATCTTAAATGCTCCTATTTCAGCTACCACTAAAGCAAATTTCAATGGTGGAAAGCCTGTACTGATGATCCAGCAGCTCGACGATCCACCCCGAGAATCATTAGAAGTTTTTCAGCCAACAGAAGAGCCAATTAGTCTAAGAAAGTCTACAGATCTTCAACGACGAGTCCTAATGTCATTTCCTGAAGAGAGTGACCGCCGGAGTTTCAATTATCCGGGGAGTCCGAAACTCCGACCAAATGACGATGATGTAATGAGTGATGCAAGCTCCGACTTGTTTGAGATTGAGAGCTTCTCAACTCAATCAACAATGTTTCCAATGTATCGTCGGAGGGACTCCCTGGATGAGACTTCGAGTTATGACGGTAGGCGGTACGGCGGGATTGGTACACATTTCCGACGTAGTCTTGATGAGACGACACCGTCTATAGCACCAACAGAGTGTTACGAACCAAGCGAAATGAGCATTGACTGGAGCGTGACTACGGCTGAAGGATTCGACAGAGGGTCTGTGTCAAATTTCTCAGTCGCCGCCCCATCAGATCACGAGGATGCTAGGTTCATGAATAACATTGATACAAAAATGAGCACCCAAAGCACAAGTAATCGAAAAGGAGCCGGATTATTTAGTTGCCGGTATGAAAAGGCAGTTAATGTAGGACCACATCCGGTGAAGCGTGTCTCGCTGgagcaacacaatcaagttggTGGTGGGAAATATGGAATTGAATCCGGTCGGATTAACCCAGCAATGTCAAGGACAATGGACAGGAATTCACTGCAGAAGGGAAATGGTAATAAATTAGGAGTACCATTTGCAAGGTCTCTATCAGCTAGAATGTCTTATAATCAAGCCTTGACGACTCGTTCATGA
- the LOC113274129 gene encoding uncharacterized protein LOC113274129 has translation MADHTDSPYAHPHPHQRLVSDVDTAKPQTKPNPPSKFFSHFLSKSVLVGILLVLLPLFPSQAPEFVNQTILTRSWELVHLLFVGIAVSYGLFSRRNVENEKENHSKFDTTQSYMSRILQVSSVFDDEMDNPSSSSGSDENKIQTWNSQYYRGNSTVVVAETGSLLDEHNRTISSSNFISNDKSSHKPLILPVRSLRSQVPKVDETKPVVRQSSGLSSGSLSRSGSGVKIPSQGSLSRTRSGEKMGGLDPSILEEKLKENVVLPSPIPWRSRSGRFESKDDVGGGGGGGGSGTPPSYTVLPPSVEESEVDRVNSFVRRSTIPWSSRPNSTSPSPRKLSPAPSFSSEIQAKNSEDSGKRRGYYKSSPPPPPPPPPPMLHKSPPMVPSYRPIGDQIASTMTFGEEGYNSARSFQNELKDFSRNKREGLPPSRMSVSSSVRDSEKPEAKSRHNSFDGSSSLLGKSVRTVRLNEQMHEYERARDVEPVYGGGSKAEVFESNSYTEKSPREVSPPKPPTFRKYPKEEKKKQIFEHVLADSDEEGTDFETNASQGNSDAEESIMNSNSVSETSPPNPNEVDKKADEFIAKFREQIRLQRIDSIKRTSGKKSVMRNSTR, from the coding sequence ATGGCAGATCATACAGACTCTCCTTATGcccatcctcatcctcatcagAGGTTGGTTTCAGATGTAGATACTGCAAAACCACAAACTAAGCCAAATCCGCCGAGTAAGTTCTTCTCACATTTTCTGTCAAAATCTGTCTTAGTTGGAATTCTACTTGTTTTACTGCCACTTTTTCCATCTCAAGCTCCTGAATTTGTAAACCAGACCATATTAACTAGAAGTTGGGAGCTTGTACATCTGCTTTTTGTCGGTATAGCTGTATCTTACGGTTTGTTTAGTCGAAGAAACGTAGAAAATGAGAAAGAGAATCATTCGAAATTTGATACTACTCAATCTTATATGTCTAGAATTCTTCAAGTTTCGTCCGTTTTTGATGATGAAATGGataacccatcttcttcttctgggtCTGATGAGAACAAGATCCAGACATGGAATTCTCAGTACTATCGTGGTAATTCAACGGTTGTAGTTGCAGAAACCGGTTCTCTTCTTGATGAACATAATAGAACAATTAGTAGTAGTAACTTTATCAGTAATgataaaagtagtcataaacctTTGATATTGCCTGTAAGGAGCTTGAGATCTCAAGTTCCGAAGGTAGATGAAACTAAACCAGTTGTTCGGCAATCCAGTGGATTGTCGTCTGGGTCGCTAAGTAGGTCGGGTTCAGGTGTAAAAATTCCTTCTCAGGGTAGTCTTAGTAGAACTAGAAGTGGTGAGAAAATGGGAGGTTTAGATCCTTCTATTTTGgaggagaaattgaaagaaaatgTAGTGCTTCCATCTCCAATTCCATGGAGATCAAGGTCCGGTCGATTCGAGTCGAAGGACGACGTGGGTGGCGGTGGAGGCGGCGGCGGTAGCGGTACTCCACCTTCATATACTGTTCTTCCTCCATCAGTTGAAGAATCTGAAGTTGACAGAGTTAATTCCTTTGTTCGTCGGTCCACAATACCATGGTCATCTCGGCCTAATTCAACATCTCCCTCGCCAAGGAAGCTTTCTCCTGCACCATCTTTTTCGTCAGAGATTCAAGCTAAGAATTCCGAAGATTCGGGCAAGAGGAGGGGTTATTACAAGTCTTCTCCTCCGCCACCTCCACCCCCTCCTCCGCCAATGCTTCACAAATCTCCGCCAATGGTCCCGTCTTATAGGCCAATTGGTGATCAGATTGCATCAACAATGACATTTGGTGAGGAAGGTTATAATTCTGCCAGAAGTTTCCAAAATGAATTGAAAGATTTTAGCAGGAACAAGAGGGAGGGCTTACCACCAAGTAGAATGAGTGTGAGTTCTTCGGTGAGGGATTCTGAGAAACCTGAAGCAAAATCCAGGCACAACAGTTTTGACGGGTCATCTTCATTGCTGGGAAAATCAGTTCGAACTGTTAGATTGAATGAACAGATGCATGAATACGAACGAGCAAGAGATGTTGAACCAGTCTACGGTGGAGGCAGCAAGGCAGAAGTATTTGAAAGTAACTCCTACACTGAAAAATCTCCGCGAGAAGTTAGTCCTCCAAAGCCACCTACATTCCGTAAGTATCcaaaggaagaaaagaagaaacagaTTTTCGAGCATGTACTCGCAGACTCTGACGAAGAAGGAACTGATTTCGAAACAAATGCAAGCCAAGGAAACTCTGACGCTGAAGAATCCATCATGAACAGCAACTCTGTCAGTGAAACTAGTCCTCCAAATCCAAATGAGGTTGATAAGAAGGCAGATGAATTTATAGCCAAGTTTAGAGAGCAGATTAGACTTCAGAGAATAGATTCGATTAAGAGAACCAGTGGGAAGAAGAGTGTTATGAGAAACTCAACACGGTAA